Proteins co-encoded in one Planctomycetia bacterium genomic window:
- a CDS encoding glycogen synthase gives MRVLYVAAECKPFSKAGGVGDVAGELPPVLKEAGVDVEIVTPWYGQTSIDDYQIAFNGVQERVGIVRPTLKGVPVHFIKNATYFETNYLAPNARKPPYADAHLFKKDYSTPYVDSDRYPFFDDALRFSFFSEACLKLIETRKPDIVHINDWVLGYLFGRMEQLGLKTKRVLTIHNIGYQGNLGVDRIRGWTAESIANDPKLGPLFTDPRPEWESINPLRLAMELAHQTNTVSPHYKAEITQSEDPARYFEGGKGLEPFAARLDREGRLHGILNGFEYKTAPSDAGFAETLARKADAKRALAKDFAEAPTFLLGFVGRAVEQKFKLLTEEFDGRSVLEHILEMPGVSVAVVATGQREYEDFLRGLADRPNLAATIAFDRTKAQQISLGSDVFLMPSLFEPCGITQMESLNCATPPLVRWTGGLVDTVRPHTAIDGTGFGFDGRSREEVLRNLVGSVREARDLYTRNPTKFAELQRRGYGERFLWADAAKRYVSDLYEPAMRS, from the coding sequence ATGCGCGTGCTCTACGTTGCGGCGGAGTGCAAACCGTTTTCCAAAGCCGGCGGAGTCGGCGACGTCGCCGGGGAACTACCGCCGGTGCTGAAAGAGGCGGGTGTCGACGTCGAGATCGTCACGCCGTGGTACGGCCAAACGTCGATCGACGACTACCAGATCGCGTTCAATGGCGTGCAAGAACGGGTCGGCATCGTGCGGCCGACGCTCAAAGGAGTGCCGGTCCATTTCATCAAGAATGCGACCTACTTCGAGACGAATTATCTCGCGCCGAATGCCCGCAAGCCGCCGTATGCGGACGCGCACCTCTTCAAGAAAGACTACTCGACACCGTACGTCGACAGCGATCGCTATCCGTTTTTCGACGACGCGCTGCGGTTCTCATTCTTCTCCGAAGCCTGCTTGAAATTGATCGAAACGCGCAAGCCCGACATCGTGCATATCAACGATTGGGTGCTCGGTTATCTCTTCGGCAGGATGGAGCAGCTCGGGCTCAAAACGAAGCGCGTGCTCACGATCCACAACATCGGCTATCAGGGAAACTTGGGCGTCGATCGGATCCGTGGCTGGACCGCGGAATCGATCGCGAACGACCCGAAGCTCGGGCCGTTGTTTACCGATCCGCGGCCGGAATGGGAGAGCATCAATCCGCTTCGGCTCGCGATGGAGCTCGCGCACCAAACGAACACGGTGAGCCCGCATTACAAGGCGGAAATCACGCAAAGCGAGGATCCTGCGCGCTACTTCGAAGGAGGCAAAGGGCTCGAGCCTTTCGCAGCAAGGCTCGATCGCGAAGGGCGCTTGCACGGCATTCTCAACGGCTTCGAATACAAGACCGCGCCAAGCGATGCGGGCTTCGCCGAAACGCTCGCGCGGAAGGCCGATGCGAAGCGTGCGCTCGCGAAAGACTTTGCCGAAGCACCGACGTTTTTGCTGGGCTTCGTCGGGCGCGCGGTCGAGCAGAAGTTCAAGCTGCTCACCGAGGAATTCGACGGCCGAAGCGTACTCGAACACATCCTCGAAATGCCGGGCGTGAGCGTGGCCGTCGTCGCGACCGGGCAGCGGGAGTACGAAGACTTTTTGCGAGGGCTCGCGGATCGGCCGAACCTGGCTGCGACGATCGCATTCGACCGGACAAAAGCCCAGCAAATCAGCCTCGGAAGCGATGTTTTCTTGATGCCGAGCCTCTTCGAGCCGTGCGGCATCACGCAGATGGAGTCGCTGAATTGCGCTACGCCTCCGCTGGTGCGCTGGACCGGCGGGCTCGTAGACACGGTGCGCCCGCACACGGCCATCGATGGCACAGGCTTCGGCTTCGACGGCCGATCGCGCGAGGAAGTGCTGCGAAACCTCGTGGGCTCAGTGCGCGAGGCGCGAGATCTTTACACGCGAAATCCGACGAAATTCGCCGAACTGCAGCGACGCGGCTACGGCGAGCGATTCCTCTGGGCCGACGCGGCAAAACGCTACGTTTCGGATCTTTATGAACCGGCAATGCGATCGTAA